A window of the Parvularcula bermudensis HTCC2503 genome harbors these coding sequences:
- a CDS encoding FliG C-terminal domain-containing protein, producing MADPAPSSSDTTSMPDRHPPSLRPAEKAAIVLALVTEKSLEKLKGRFPDIHRERLIEVAETLRRVGPSEQEAVLREFTAEVRGEGPLRGGTRVADRLASILFEDGDPMDDFPTMQLAFDPFGDSDPTIWDELADEKPDRLAGMLAEASPAIVSVILQHVQPEFGSEVLRRLEEKRANETMLHLAKTTISAAAAEQAVEDYLREELEKAGLAGGPDAEAILPVTEILNRLAGNRREEIIKALEAELPAPSVDLMKEQLLSFDALPDRLPRSAVPVVFREFDEKTVLTALRFAQDQGSGAAEWLLSNISQRLADQIREKVTALPSINPEDGEAAQTKVVCGILDRVTLGTITLISPAEAKES from the coding sequence GTGGCCGACCCCGCCCCTTCCTCGTCAGACACGACCTCAATGCCGGATCGCCACCCGCCATCTCTCAGGCCGGCTGAAAAGGCGGCCATCGTTCTGGCGTTGGTGACGGAAAAAAGCCTCGAAAAGCTCAAAGGCCGGTTCCCCGATATCCATCGGGAGCGGTTGATCGAGGTGGCGGAGACATTGCGGCGGGTCGGCCCGTCCGAGCAGGAAGCCGTCTTACGCGAGTTTACCGCCGAAGTCCGGGGCGAAGGTCCGCTTCGCGGCGGAACAAGGGTGGCGGACAGGCTCGCCTCCATCCTGTTCGAGGATGGCGACCCGATGGACGACTTCCCGACGATGCAGCTCGCCTTCGACCCCTTTGGGGACAGCGATCCGACCATTTGGGACGAGTTGGCGGACGAGAAACCTGATCGCCTCGCCGGGATGCTGGCCGAGGCTTCCCCCGCCATCGTCAGTGTCATCCTACAGCATGTGCAGCCCGAGTTCGGCAGCGAAGTCCTGCGCCGTCTTGAAGAGAAGCGGGCCAATGAGACGATGCTGCATCTCGCCAAAACGACGATCTCCGCCGCCGCCGCCGAACAGGCCGTGGAGGACTATCTGAGAGAAGAGCTCGAAAAGGCGGGGCTCGCCGGGGGGCCGGACGCCGAGGCGATCCTGCCTGTGACGGAGATCCTCAACCGCTTGGCGGGGAATCGACGGGAGGAAATCATCAAAGCGCTTGAGGCCGAGCTTCCAGCCCCCAGCGTCGATCTGATGAAGGAACAATTGCTCTCCTTCGATGCGCTCCCGGACCGCCTGCCCCGCAGCGCCGTGCCGGTGGTCTTCCGCGAATTCGACGAAAAGACCGTCCTCACGGCTCTCCGCTTTGCCCAGGATCAAGGCAGCGGTGCGGCCGAGTGGTTGTTATCGAACATCTCGCAGCGTCTGGCCGACCAGATCCGAGAAAAAGTGACAGCGCTTCCTTCGATCAATCCCGAGGACGGGGAGGCGGCGCAGACCAAGGTCGTGTGCGGGATCCTCGATCGGGTCACCCTCGGGACCATCACCCTCATTTCTCCAGCTGAGGCCAAAGAAAGCTGA
- a CDS encoding inositol monophosphatase family protein, translated as MNLTAMPNISPLLTIMIGAARAAARSLRRDYYEVEALQVRRKGASDFVTKADIAAEEIIVDALEKARPKYGIVREEGEDREGEDNSNRFIIDPLDGTTNFLHGLPQFAISIALERDREPFAGVVFCPILDELYYAERGFGAYLNDRRLRVSGRDDLTEALVGTGLPFKGKPGREQALIETDRVLSETAGIRRFGAASYDLCMTAAGKLDGYWERGLAPWDVAAGIVICREAGGEVSTIEDKGERAHLSGSILASNHHLHRDLRKTLLGERQA; from the coding sequence ATGAATTTGACCGCTATGCCGAATATTTCTCCTCTTCTGACCATTATGATCGGTGCTGCCCGCGCGGCAGCCCGGAGCCTGAGGCGCGACTATTACGAGGTCGAGGCCCTGCAAGTACGCCGGAAGGGGGCCTCGGACTTCGTCACCAAGGCCGATATCGCCGCTGAGGAAATCATCGTCGACGCGCTGGAGAAGGCCCGACCGAAATACGGCATCGTGCGCGAAGAAGGGGAGGATCGCGAGGGGGAAGATAATTCCAACCGCTTCATTATCGATCCCCTCGATGGGACCACGAATTTCCTCCATGGCCTCCCGCAATTCGCCATTTCTATTGCCCTGGAGCGGGATCGAGAGCCCTTTGCCGGGGTCGTGTTCTGCCCCATTCTCGATGAGCTCTATTATGCGGAACGGGGCTTTGGCGCTTATCTGAACGATCGTCGTTTGCGGGTGTCGGGCAGGGATGACCTGACCGAAGCCTTGGTTGGAACTGGCCTCCCCTTCAAGGGCAAACCAGGGCGGGAGCAAGCGCTCATCGAGACCGATCGCGTGCTGAGCGAAACCGCCGGGATCAGGCGGTTCGGCGCCGCCTCTTACGATTTATGCATGACGGCCGCCGGCAAGCTCGATGGCTATTGGGAGCGCGGCCTTGCCCCGTGGGACGTTGCCGCCGGCATCGTCATCTGCCGCGAAGCCGGGGGAGAGGTCTCGACCATCGAGGATAAGGGCGAGCGGGCGCACCTGTCGGGGTCGATCCTTGCAAGTAACCACCATTTGCACCGCGACCTGCGAAAGACCCTGCTCGGCGAGCGCCAAGCATGA
- a CDS encoding acetolactate synthase large subunit, with product MKASDLLVKCLENEGLKYIFGVPGEENADFMISLEGSSITFVMTRHEQGAAFMAEAYGRLTGEPAGCLSTLGPGATNLITGVADSNMDRAPMIVLTGQGATGRQHKESHQVMDVVRMFDPVTKWAHQIVDADTIPEIVRKAFRLAKEEKPGAVLIELPEDVAKRDATTAPLNVIRVRRPSIDDKTADYLYDELIKAKRPVILAGNGAIRRRASKQLRQFCEATGIGCLSTFMAKGAVDRHAPYSLFTLGLGSRDFVADAIDGADLVLVIGYDMVEYHPKLWNPWADKKVVHIDFIPAEVDRFYAPCLECVGDIAHTLWALNERIKTRGLPTYDLGYQANVRQRMIADFEAHKDDVGEGPIRPQKALWDLREVMGPEDVVLSGVGAHKMWTARYYQCDEPNTCLIPNGFCSMGQPLPGAVGARLSLPPERKIFGVVGDGDFMMNVQELETARRLNADINLMVWVDDGYGLIAWKQENEFHKHTDLSFGNPDWMKLAEAFDWHGQWVERPEDLKAALMAALNHQGPSFVALPIDYRENRKLTERLGEIEVQL from the coding sequence ATGAAAGCCTCGGACCTTTTGGTCAAATGCCTCGAGAATGAGGGACTGAAATATATTTTCGGCGTTCCGGGGGAGGAAAATGCCGATTTTATGATTTCCCTGGAGGGGTCGTCGATCACCTTTGTGATGACCCGGCATGAGCAGGGCGCGGCCTTTATGGCCGAAGCCTATGGTCGATTGACCGGCGAACCGGCAGGCTGCCTCTCGACCCTCGGGCCAGGGGCTACCAACCTCATCACCGGTGTGGCCGACAGCAATATGGATCGTGCCCCGATGATCGTTCTGACGGGACAAGGCGCGACCGGGCGGCAACATAAGGAAAGCCACCAGGTGATGGACGTCGTGCGGATGTTCGATCCGGTGACGAAATGGGCCCACCAGATTGTCGATGCCGACACCATTCCAGAAATCGTTCGCAAGGCCTTTCGTCTCGCCAAAGAAGAAAAACCCGGCGCCGTCCTGATCGAATTACCCGAGGATGTCGCCAAGCGGGACGCGACCACCGCCCCCCTCAACGTCATCCGCGTTCGTCGCCCCTCGATCGACGACAAGACCGCAGATTATCTGTATGATGAGCTCATCAAAGCGAAGCGGCCGGTCATTCTGGCCGGTAATGGGGCCATCAGACGGCGAGCCTCCAAACAGTTACGGCAATTTTGCGAAGCGACCGGCATTGGCTGCCTTTCCACCTTTATGGCGAAAGGGGCCGTGGACCGCCATGCCCCCTATTCCCTCTTCACCCTCGGCTTAGGGAGCCGAGACTTCGTTGCGGATGCAATCGACGGGGCAGACTTGGTCCTCGTCATCGGCTATGACATGGTTGAGTATCACCCTAAACTATGGAATCCGTGGGCGGATAAAAAAGTCGTCCATATCGATTTCATCCCGGCGGAAGTCGACCGTTTCTATGCCCCGTGTCTCGAATGCGTCGGCGACATTGCCCATACTCTCTGGGCCCTCAACGAAAGAATAAAAACCCGCGGGCTACCGACCTACGATCTTGGCTATCAGGCAAATGTCAGACAGCGCATGATTGCCGACTTCGAGGCCCATAAAGACGATGTAGGCGAAGGGCCGATAAGGCCGCAAAAGGCCCTTTGGGACTTACGAGAAGTGATGGGGCCGGAGGATGTTGTGCTGTCCGGGGTCGGGGCCCATAAAATGTGGACGGCGCGGTATTATCAATGCGATGAGCCCAATACTTGCCTCATCCCCAATGGCTTTTGTTCCATGGGCCAACCCCTGCCCGGGGCGGTGGGCGCGCGGTTAAGCCTGCCCCCTGAGCGGAAGATCTTCGGCGTCGTCGGCGACGGGGATTTCATGATGAATGTCCAGGAACTCGAAACCGCGCGACGCCTGAATGCGGACATCAATCTGATGGTCTGGGTGGATGACGGGTACGGACTGATCGCTTGGAAACAGGAAAATGAGTTTCACAAGCACACAGACCTTAGCTTCGGCAACCCCGACTGGATGAAACTCGCCGAAGCGTTCGACTGGCACGGCCAATGGGTCGAACGCCCCGAGGACCTGAAGGCTGCGCTAATGGCCGCTCTCAATCATCAGGGGCCGTCCTTTGTAGCGCTTCCGATCGACTATCGGGAGAATCGAAAATTGACCGAGCGCCTCGGCGAAATCGAAGTCCAGCTCTAG
- the galE gene encoding UDP-glucose 4-epimerase GalE translates to MVVLVTGGAGFIGSHMVLALLDRGEKVVVVDDLSTGSRQLVPIAAPLVRATIADIGAMRQVIRDYGVTDVIHFAGSISVPESIRDPLDYYANNTVGTQRLAGICREMGVARLIFSSTAAVYAAAACDRGAPVAETAATDPASPYGRSKLMAEDILRDSASAYGLSVAVLRYFNVAGADPHARAGQINPNGTHLLKVALDAALGRRGSVSIYGTDYPTADGTGVRDYIHVSDLIEAHLLMLDHLRRHDGVHLYNCGYGQGVTVRQLIEAVEMVVGRPVPKIDAPRREGDLAQVVADASRLVADLGWRPRYDRVEHIVAHALQWEMAQERAHRTGWS, encoded by the coding sequence GTGGTAGTGCTCGTCACCGGTGGGGCCGGCTTTATCGGCTCGCATATGGTCCTCGCTCTTTTGGATCGAGGAGAAAAGGTCGTCGTTGTGGACGATCTGAGCACCGGTTCGCGTCAATTAGTGCCCATCGCCGCGCCGCTCGTCAGGGCGACGATCGCCGATATCGGGGCTATGCGACAGGTGATCCGCGATTACGGTGTCACCGATGTTATCCACTTTGCCGGGTCGATTTCCGTTCCTGAGAGTATTCGGGACCCCTTGGATTATTACGCCAACAATACGGTAGGGACGCAGCGCCTGGCCGGCATTTGCCGGGAAATGGGGGTGGCGCGCCTTATCTTTTCTTCCACCGCGGCCGTCTATGCGGCGGCGGCCTGTGATCGGGGCGCGCCCGTCGCGGAAACCGCCGCAACCGATCCGGCCTCGCCCTATGGCCGCTCGAAACTCATGGCGGAGGATATTTTGCGAGACAGCGCCAGCGCCTATGGCCTGTCTGTGGCGGTGTTGCGCTATTTCAATGTGGCGGGGGCTGACCCCCATGCGCGTGCCGGACAAATCAATCCGAACGGAACCCATTTGCTGAAAGTTGCACTCGATGCCGCCTTGGGGCGTCGTGGTAGTGTGTCAATTTATGGCACTGATTATCCGACAGCGGATGGAACGGGGGTCAGGGACTATATCCATGTCAGTGATCTGATCGAGGCGCATTTGCTGATGCTCGACCACCTCCGTCGCCATGACGGGGTCCATCTTTATAATTGTGGCTATGGCCAGGGCGTGACAGTGCGTCAGTTGATCGAGGCGGTGGAGATGGTGGTCGGTCGCCCCGTGCCCAAGATCGATGCCCCGCGACGGGAGGGGGACCTTGCGCAGGTGGTCGCCGATGCCAGTCGTCTCGTCGCCGACCTTGGGTGGCGTCCCCGCTATGATCGGGTGGAGCACATCGTCGCCCATGCTCTACAGTGGGAGATGGCGCAAGAGCGCGCCCACCGCACCGGCTGGTCCTAA
- a CDS encoding pentapeptide repeat-containing protein: MGIWKRRKAAGLQLSEQTRQRINEIALAGDPLEARHLYSSAEPEPGPPPSDLDLKARAIALFDAADKPDAVERWDAFRKETDFEVINLSNVDFTKFPFPRGTDKGSFFGKRPIVGAYDFTNIDLDGANFAGLAFRRTNFSGFVWRMRCNFRNTRWLEVTAENCWFDNGWFAGAAFTSCVLEKCDFIGADMVDMKIQGTEIRAVTFFNANMEDTVWDESKILPPQDEPERRPQFDFCNLDRTAFTRCRLNASFNDAFMRRTDFTGSDLGGSSFFKTIYVRRELHGHFRDVENVEKIEGDPDCREDIINQVYFDDREFDDRDERREAFLRKRRNEDHEGAAPTRQGRVPLPRRISRFVKKEWRPVGNYLSLNGIAWGALWGALLAIFLADFSPRAVFSWGSLIPIFLTALFLALASSRRGRTVGFRIWRLLDYGRDWDRVLVLAMVVIGVIGVLYAWRAPDDLCYVQSSDIVPNGGRCAPITIGSADASGLQIYPWYVATIGFATLGIVDLVEPKTTLGTLLVSANALAGYAVLGLFLAVVQASFLRRHPHTRN; this comes from the coding sequence ATGGGGATCTGGAAAAGGCGCAAGGCTGCGGGCCTTCAGCTTTCCGAACAGACGCGCCAGCGGATCAATGAGATCGCGCTTGCCGGAGATCCTTTGGAGGCTCGGCACCTCTATAGCTCCGCCGAACCGGAGCCAGGGCCCCCGCCATCAGATCTCGATCTCAAGGCCCGCGCGATCGCGCTCTTTGACGCGGCAGATAAACCCGACGCCGTCGAAAGATGGGACGCGTTTCGAAAAGAAACCGACTTCGAGGTCATCAATTTATCAAATGTCGACTTCACAAAGTTTCCCTTTCCACGGGGGACAGATAAAGGCTCGTTCTTCGGCAAACGTCCCATTGTCGGCGCCTATGACTTCACCAATATCGATCTCGATGGCGCGAACTTTGCCGGCCTCGCCTTCAGAAGAACGAACTTCAGCGGATTTGTATGGCGGATGCGGTGCAATTTCCGCAATACGCGCTGGCTTGAGGTGACGGCTGAAAATTGTTGGTTTGACAACGGATGGTTTGCCGGGGCCGCTTTTACAAGCTGTGTGCTCGAAAAGTGCGATTTCATCGGCGCCGATATGGTGGACATGAAGATCCAAGGAACTGAAATCCGCGCTGTCACTTTCTTTAACGCGAATATGGAAGACACGGTTTGGGACGAGTCCAAGATCCTGCCCCCCCAGGACGAGCCGGAACGTCGACCGCAATTCGACTTCTGCAATCTCGATCGAACGGCATTCACGAGATGTCGGCTCAATGCCTCCTTTAACGACGCTTTTATGCGGCGCACGGATTTTACAGGGAGCGATCTGGGGGGCTCAAGCTTCTTCAAGACGATCTATGTGCGCCGGGAACTCCACGGCCATTTTCGCGACGTCGAGAACGTCGAAAAGATCGAAGGTGACCCCGATTGCCGCGAAGATATCATCAATCAGGTCTATTTCGACGATCGGGAATTCGACGACCGGGATGAGCGGCGGGAGGCCTTTCTGCGGAAGCGACGAAATGAAGACCATGAGGGGGCGGCCCCAACGCGGCAGGGGCGCGTTCCCCTGCCCCGACGCATTTCACGCTTCGTCAAAAAGGAATGGCGCCCGGTAGGCAATTATCTCAGCCTCAACGGAATTGCCTGGGGGGCCCTGTGGGGCGCTTTGCTGGCCATATTTTTGGCGGATTTTTCTCCCCGCGCCGTCTTTTCCTGGGGGTCTCTGATCCCCATCTTCCTGACCGCTCTTTTCCTCGCCCTCGCCTCCTCTCGCCGCGGGCGGACCGTCGGCTTTCGAATCTGGCGTCTGCTCGATTACGGGCGAGACTGGGATCGTGTGCTGGTCCTTGCCATGGTGGTCATCGGGGTTATTGGCGTTCTTTATGCCTGGAGGGCGCCGGACGACCTTTGCTACGTCCAATCCTCGGACATCGTCCCCAATGGCGGGCGCTGCGCGCCCATAACGATCGGGAGCGCTGACGCGAGCGGGTTGCAGATTTATCCGTGGTATGTCGCAACAATCGGCTTTGCGACCCTTGGTATCGTCGATCTGGTTGAACCCAAGACCACTCTTGGCACCCTGCTCGTATCCGCCAATGCCCTCGCCGGCTACGCTGTCCTCGGCTTGTTCCTGGCGGTCGTACAGGCCTCCTTCCTTCGGCGGCATCCGCATACGCGAAATTAA
- a CDS encoding IS6 family transposase — translation MARNPFRGPRFPQDVILCAVRWYCRYGLSYRDVRDLLAERGITVDASTVYRWVRKFGPEIAKRSQKHRGWRGLGWHVDETYLRVGGRWCYVWRAVDQRGRLIDFRVTARRNTAAAKAFIRQARDKARLYPPLSIVTNKAPTYAKVMKNINAQMLPNEAIMHIDQKWQNNRIESDHAALKQRLNPMRGFKTLSSAKAALAGIEAVRMIKKGHVVRKSPGPIGEIRFIEEILPKAA, via the coding sequence ATGGCGAGAAACCCTTTTCGTGGGCCTCGATTTCCGCAGGACGTCATTCTCTGTGCCGTTCGCTGGTATTGTCGATATGGGCTCTCCTATCGTGATGTCCGAGATCTATTGGCAGAACGAGGGATCACCGTTGACGCGTCGACAGTATATCGCTGGGTCCGCAAGTTCGGCCCTGAGATTGCCAAACGCAGTCAAAAACATCGCGGCTGGCGCGGTTTAGGTTGGCATGTTGATGAGACGTATCTGCGGGTCGGTGGGCGATGGTGTTATGTCTGGCGTGCGGTTGATCAGCGAGGCCGACTCATCGACTTCAGGGTCACCGCTAGACGAAATACGGCGGCGGCGAAGGCGTTCATCCGGCAAGCCCGAGACAAGGCACGGCTCTATCCGCCTCTCAGCATCGTGACGAACAAGGCGCCTACCTATGCCAAGGTGATGAAAAATATCAACGCTCAGATGCTTCCCAATGAAGCTATCATGCATATCGATCAAAAATGGCAGAATAACCGCATTGAGAGTGATCATGCAGCGCTGAAGCAGAGGCTCAATCCTATGCGGGGTTTCAAAACCCTTTCATCAGCGAAAGCGGCATTGGCTGGGATTGAAGCCGTGAGAATGATCAAGAAAGGCCATGTCGTGAGAAAATCGCCCGGCCCCATAGGCGAAATCCGCTTCATCGAAGAGATTTTGCCAAAAGCTGCATAA
- a CDS encoding class I adenylate-forming enzyme family protein, which translates to MAYPQPLSQDEIDSMSATLFAEGGIFAVRPMTVGGVAYERVFEKSAASIRDLLAAKSAEFSDRPFLVYGDERTSFGEVWARSMRFAHHLQTRYGIGPGQRVAIAMRNYPEWAMAYFGIVASGATVVPLNAWWGGDEMRDGLIRCGARLVVADEKRAAALAPAKAALDLTLIGVRGEVPQAEERLEDILNDHTLPGSPPPVAIAPDDDFCLLFTSGSTGQPKGVLLTHRSAANAVLSWHFMANLAQRLRPDFTFMPEEPASLLALPLFHVTASHSILMLSFLTGRKIVFMHKWDAREAGRLIREERVTNFLGVPTMAHDLTRNAAPGDLETLIDMTTGGAKRPEIQMKEQAARFPEKAIASGYGLTETNGLGCHITMQDFLDRPSSTGRAIPPVTTLEAFDEDGRQLRRGEVGEICVKSPATFRAYLDDEQATTAAYFEGGWFRTGDLGYVDEAGYLFIVDRKKDLIIRGGENIACLEVENALLSFPDVFEASVFAVPDATYGETVGALIYGVDGELVSLRQLEAFMRAKLAPFKVPSHYWQSAEPLPRGTTGKIDKRAIRDWARGREADLSV; encoded by the coding sequence ATGGCGTATCCTCAGCCCCTCAGCCAAGATGAGATCGACAGCATGTCGGCGACACTGTTTGCCGAAGGCGGGATATTCGCCGTGCGGCCAATGACGGTGGGCGGCGTGGCCTATGAGCGTGTTTTCGAAAAATCGGCCGCCTCGATCCGTGATTTGCTGGCGGCGAAATCAGCCGAATTTTCGGACCGTCCCTTTTTGGTTTATGGCGATGAGCGGACCAGCTTTGGCGAGGTGTGGGCCCGCAGCATGCGGTTCGCCCACCATCTGCAAACGCGCTATGGGATCGGGCCCGGCCAACGCGTGGCCATCGCCATGCGTAACTATCCCGAATGGGCGATGGCCTATTTCGGCATCGTCGCCAGCGGGGCGACGGTGGTGCCCCTCAATGCCTGGTGGGGCGGCGATGAAATGCGCGATGGCCTTATTCGCTGCGGGGCGCGGCTTGTGGTGGCCGACGAGAAGCGGGCGGCGGCCCTGGCCCCCGCAAAGGCGGCCCTTGATCTCACCCTTATCGGGGTGAGGGGGGAGGTGCCCCAGGCGGAGGAGCGCCTCGAGGACATTCTCAACGACCACACCCTCCCGGGCAGCCCGCCGCCGGTCGCCATCGCCCCCGATGACGATTTTTGCCTGCTCTTTACATCGGGGTCGACGGGCCAGCCCAAGGGCGTTCTCCTCACCCATCGTAGTGCGGCGAACGCGGTCTTGAGCTGGCACTTCATGGCCAATTTGGCGCAACGCCTGAGGCCCGATTTCACGTTCATGCCGGAGGAGCCCGCATCGCTGCTGGCCCTGCCCCTTTTCCACGTCACCGCCTCCCATTCGATCCTGATGTTATCCTTCCTCACGGGGCGGAAAATTGTCTTCATGCACAAATGGGACGCGCGGGAGGCGGGGCGTCTCATTCGAGAGGAGCGCGTGACGAATTTCCTCGGTGTCCCGACAATGGCGCATGATTTGACGCGCAATGCGGCGCCCGGCGATCTTGAGACGCTGATCGATATGACGACAGGCGGCGCAAAGCGACCCGAGATCCAGATGAAAGAACAAGCGGCCCGCTTTCCCGAAAAGGCGATCGCGTCCGGCTATGGTTTGACCGAAACGAATGGGCTTGGCTGCCATATCACGATGCAGGACTTCCTCGATCGTCCGTCCTCGACCGGGCGAGCGATCCCGCCGGTAACGACGCTTGAGGCCTTTGACGAGGACGGGCGTCAGCTTCGCCGCGGCGAGGTGGGGGAAATCTGTGTGAAAAGTCCCGCGACCTTTCGGGCCTATCTCGATGACGAACAGGCAACGACCGCCGCCTATTTCGAGGGCGGATGGTTTCGGACCGGCGACCTTGGTTATGTCGATGAGGCGGGCTACCTCTTCATCGTCGATCGTAAAAAGGATCTGATCATCAGGGGGGGAGAGAACATCGCTTGCCTTGAGGTCGAGAACGCGCTGCTTAGCTTTCCCGATGTGTTCGAGGCGAGCGTCTTTGCGGTTCCCGATGCCACCTATGGAGAAACCGTCGGTGCACTGATTTACGGCGTGGATGGTGAGCTTGTGAGTTTGCGCCAGCTTGAGGCGTTCATGCGAGCCAAACTCGCGCCCTTCAAGGTCCCAAGCCATTATTGGCAATCCGCCGAGCCGCTGCCGCGGGGGACCACCGGCAAGATTGATAAGCGCGCTATTCGAGACTGGGCGCGGGGGCGGGAAGCGGATCTGTCTGTCTAA
- a CDS encoding alpha-ketoglutarate-dependent dioxygenase AlkB yields MPSAPQPVREVVDLGEGACHLPGYLPAKAASDLQQHLIHLCQDRWIVPVTPGGQTMSARQMNLGPLGWVTDRRGYRYEPRHPVDGAAWPEMPPALIRIWNDLLPEAPSPEAGLVNLYGPTAKMGLHRDADEAAKDVPILSVSFGAPGRFRLGGATRKGSTRSIVLGHGDVLILAGPSRHFYHGIDRILLPSPLFAEDPHRLSLTLRRVTPSTSEGTSEKLSS; encoded by the coding sequence ATGCCCAGTGCCCCCCAACCGGTGAGGGAGGTCGTCGACCTTGGCGAGGGCGCGTGTCATTTGCCCGGCTATTTGCCCGCAAAAGCAGCCTCGGATCTTCAGCAACACCTTATCCATCTGTGTCAGGATCGTTGGATTGTACCGGTGACCCCTGGAGGGCAGACCATGTCGGCCAGACAGATGAACCTTGGCCCCTTGGGGTGGGTCACCGATCGGCGCGGCTATCGCTATGAGCCGCGACATCCCGTGGACGGCGCGGCTTGGCCGGAAATGCCGCCCGCCCTTATCAGGATCTGGAATGATCTTCTGCCGGAGGCGCCGTCGCCGGAGGCCGGGCTCGTCAATCTTTACGGTCCGACCGCGAAAATGGGCCTCCACCGCGATGCGGACGAAGCCGCCAAAGACGTCCCCATTCTTTCCGTCTCCTTCGGTGCACCGGGCCGGTTCCGGCTGGGCGGCGCGACACGAAAGGGATCGACCCGGAGTATTGTCCTGGGCCATGGAGACGTCTTGATCCTGGCGGGCCCCTCCCGCCATTTCTATCACGGGATCGATCGCATTCTCCTGCCATCCCCTCTCTTCGCAGAAGACCCTCATCGCTTGAGCCTCACCTTGCGTCGCGTCACCCCCTCAACAAGCGAGGGCACGTCAGAAAAGCTTTCTTCTTGA
- a CDS encoding SulP family inorganic anion transporter produces MKPKLLTTLPTTTRASLTADILAGITVALVALPLSIAIAIASGAAPETGLVTAIVAGFLISALGGSRVQIGGPTGAFIVVVAGVIAVHGYDGLVLATFMAGGILLIASVLRIGSLVEWVPEPVVDGFTVGIAIIIATSQLVDALGLTIQHVPAEFLAKLPVIWAARETLSLPALSITLLTSVLIISLRRLAPRLPGLIIAVALASIVAGGMNGIVQTPVETIVSRFGALASGLPAPHLPSFSMERVREMLPSALVIAFLAGIESLLSAVVADRMIGGKHRPNAEILAQGAANLGSALFGGLPATGAIARTATNVRSGGRTPIAGITHAVILLLIALFAAPIVGRLAMPALAALLILTAWNMSEPHRWPARLSKSRSDFALFALTLALTVLTDLTVAIAVGTGVGLALRLRRRNVSPTDWPTPKR; encoded by the coding sequence ATGAAACCCAAACTCCTGACGACACTGCCGACGACAACCCGTGCCTCGCTGACCGCTGACATTCTTGCGGGGATCACAGTTGCGCTCGTGGCGCTGCCTCTTTCTATCGCTATCGCCATCGCGTCGGGAGCGGCGCCTGAAACCGGCCTGGTCACGGCGATTGTCGCGGGTTTTTTGATCTCGGCGCTGGGCGGCAGCCGCGTGCAGATCGGCGGGCCAACAGGGGCGTTTATCGTGGTCGTGGCCGGTGTCATCGCCGTGCATGGCTATGACGGCCTCGTCCTCGCAACCTTCATGGCGGGGGGCATTCTGCTGATCGCAAGCGTCCTTCGTATTGGAAGTCTCGTAGAATGGGTGCCCGAGCCCGTCGTCGACGGATTTACGGTCGGGATCGCTATTATCATCGCCACCAGTCAGCTTGTGGACGCGCTGGGGCTCACAATCCAGCATGTGCCGGCAGAGTTTCTTGCCAAGCTGCCGGTCATTTGGGCGGCGCGTGAGACACTCTCTCTGCCGGCTTTGAGCATCACTTTGTTGACGAGTGTCCTCATCATCTCGTTGCGTCGCCTCGCCCCGCGCCTGCCAGGGCTGATCATCGCCGTCGCCCTCGCGAGCATCGTCGCGGGGGGGATGAACGGGATTGTGCAAACGCCGGTGGAGACAATTGTCTCTCGTTTCGGGGCATTGGCCTCTGGCCTGCCTGCCCCTCACTTGCCCTCCTTCTCGATGGAGCGCGTACGGGAAATGCTGCCCTCGGCGCTGGTCATCGCCTTTCTTGCAGGCATTGAATCGCTATTGTCGGCCGTGGTGGCCGACCGGATGATTGGCGGCAAGCATCGCCCGAATGCCGAAATTCTCGCGCAAGGCGCGGCCAATCTTGGGTCGGCCCTTTTTGGGGGCTTGCCCGCAACCGGTGCTATTGCACGCACGGCGACGAATGTGCGCTCAGGTGGACGCACGCCGATCGCCGGCATAACCCATGCCGTAATATTGCTCTTGATCGCCCTGTTCGCGGCCCCGATTGTCGGCCGTCTAGCCATGCCAGCGCTTGCCGCTCTGCTCATCCTGACGGCATGGAATATGAGTGAACCGCATCGCTGGCCGGCGCGCTTGTCAAAATCGCGGTCGGATTTTGCGCTATTTGCCCTCACGCTTGCGCTTACTGTTCTCACGGATCTGACGGTCGCGATTGCCGTGGGAACCGGTGTCGGGCTTGCGTTACGACTTCGACGGCGCAACGTCTCTCCGACGGATTGGCCGACGCCTAAGCGATGA